The Paracoccus liaowanqingii genome window below encodes:
- a CDS encoding maleate cis-trans isomerase family protein has translation MRRDSLTRFGLVTLATDLTIEGDAAVLMPRDTQLHVTRIAFDNPTTEENLRLTGPRLRAAVDLLVPGITLAGIGFGCTSASAVLGDQIEGLAGGRAPVTTPAGAALRGFAALGLDRVALMTPYLAATTDLVGDHFQAHGVQVLRRSSMGHADDRDMAMLRDAEIIEMAEESDHPDAQALFMSCTALPALGLIDDLEARLGKPVLTSNQVLFWAMLDIAAIPAAGPGALFRARTW, from the coding sequence ATGCGCCGCGACAGCCTGACCCGCTTCGGCCTGGTGACCCTGGCCACCGACCTGACCATCGAGGGCGACGCCGCCGTCCTGATGCCGCGCGACACGCAGCTGCATGTCACGCGCATCGCCTTCGACAACCCCACGACCGAGGAGAACCTGCGCCTCACCGGCCCGCGCCTGCGGGCGGCGGTCGACCTGCTGGTGCCGGGCATCACGCTTGCGGGGATCGGCTTCGGCTGCACCTCGGCGTCGGCGGTGCTGGGCGATCAGATCGAGGGACTGGCGGGCGGCCGCGCCCCGGTCACCACGCCGGCGGGCGCGGCGCTGCGGGGCTTCGCGGCGCTTGGGCTGGACCGGGTGGCGCTGATGACGCCCTATCTGGCGGCGACCACCGATCTGGTCGGCGATCACTTCCAGGCCCATGGCGTGCAGGTGCTGCGGCGCAGCTCGATGGGCCATGCCGACGACCGCGACATGGCCATGCTGCGCGACGCCGAGATCATCGAGATGGCCGAGGAGAGCGATCACCCCGACGCGCAGGCGCTGTTCATGTCCTGCACCGCGCTGCCCGCGCTTGGCCTGATCGACGATCTGGAGGCGCGCTTGGGCAAGCCGGTCCTGACCTCGAACCAGGTGCTGTTCTGGGCGATGCTGGACATCGCAGCGATCCCCGCGGCCGGGCCCGGCGCGCTGTTCCGGGCGCGCACATGGTAG
- the dctP gene encoding TRAP transporter substrate-binding protein DctP: protein MTIKTLTTASITALILGSGTAMADTWRYAFEEALDEVQGVYAQKFKEEVEANSDHEVQLFPFGTLGESDNIMEQAQSGILQFVNQSPGFTGALIPEAQVFFVPYLLPEDQDQLVSFFRNSETITDIFPELYAQQGLELLKMYPEGEVMLTTKAPVETPEDLSNVKVRVMTNPLLVESYRAFGATPTPLAWGEVYGGLQTGIIDGQENPAFFIESTRMYEVTDHITRLGHNNFTTALMANQEFFEGLDEADQQVIQAAADAAFDHIIEYQQGLTETALETIMEAKPGMTMTTLTEEQRAPFRETAADVEATFLEIGGPRAQEVLDQMKADLEAAAS from the coding sequence ATGACCATCAAGACCCTGACGACCGCCAGCATCACCGCCCTGATCCTGGGCTCGGGCACCGCCATGGCCGACACCTGGCGCTATGCCTTCGAGGAGGCCCTGGACGAGGTCCAAGGCGTCTATGCCCAGAAGTTCAAGGAAGAGGTCGAGGCCAATTCCGACCACGAGGTCCAGCTGTTCCCCTTCGGCACCCTGGGCGAATCCGACAACATCATGGAACAGGCGCAGTCGGGCATCCTGCAGTTCGTGAACCAGTCGCCCGGATTCACTGGCGCGCTGATCCCCGAGGCGCAGGTGTTCTTCGTGCCCTACCTGCTGCCCGAGGACCAGGACCAGCTGGTCAGCTTCTTCCGCAATTCGGAGACCATCACCGACATCTTCCCCGAGCTTTACGCCCAGCAGGGCCTGGAGCTGCTGAAGATGTATCCCGAGGGCGAGGTCATGCTGACCACCAAGGCCCCCGTGGAAACCCCCGAGGACCTGAGCAACGTCAAGGTGCGGGTGATGACCAACCCGCTGCTGGTCGAAAGCTATCGCGCCTTCGGCGCCACGCCCACGCCGCTGGCCTGGGGCGAGGTCTATGGCGGGTTGCAGACCGGCATCATCGACGGCCAGGAGAACCCGGCCTTCTTCATCGAATCGACGCGGATGTACGAGGTCACCGACCACATCACCCGGCTTGGCCACAACAACTTCACCACCGCGCTGATGGCCAACCAGGAGTTCTTCGAGGGGCTGGACGAGGCGGACCAGCAGGTGATCCAGGCGGCCGCCGACGCGGCCTTCGACCACATCATCGAGTATCAGCAGGGCCTGACCGAGACCGCGCTGGAGACGATCATGGAGGCCAAGCCCGGCATGACCATGACCACCCTGACCGAGGAGCAGCGCGCCCCCTTCCGCGAGACCGCCGCCGATGTCGAGGCGACCTTCTTGGAGATCGGTGGGCCGCGCGCGCAAGAGGTGCTGGACCAGATGAAGGCCGATCTGGAAGCCGCCGCCAGCTGA
- a CDS encoding cyclodeaminase, with translation MTPLILSEPDLRARVPLDLAAIDVVEAAFARLAGGGVVMPPVLSMHLPQVNGEVDVKTAYVPGLQGFAVKISPGFFDNPGRGLPSTSGLMVVLDALTGRVRAVLLDNGYLTDIRTAAAGGVAARHLARPDATRAAIFGAGMQARLQLQALRLVRPLTHAVIWARDAARAQALARELDSPDCRVTATADPAEAAGQAHIIVTTTPATQPILQADWLRPGQHVTAMGSDQPGKAELHPDCLARADLYVADRTSQTRLMGELRAAISAGTMPDGEHPELGQIIARTHPGRQSPDQITICDLTGTGVQDTAIATHALDAFSKDDPNA, from the coding sequence ATGACCCCGCTGATCCTGTCCGAACCCGACCTGCGCGCCCGCGTCCCCCTGGACCTGGCCGCCATCGACGTGGTCGAGGCGGCCTTCGCCCGATTGGCGGGGGGCGGCGTGGTGATGCCGCCGGTCCTGTCGATGCACCTGCCGCAGGTGAACGGAGAGGTGGACGTCAAGACCGCCTATGTGCCGGGACTTCAGGGGTTTGCGGTCAAGATCTCACCCGGGTTCTTCGACAATCCGGGGCGCGGGCTGCCCTCGACCTCGGGGCTGATGGTGGTACTGGACGCGCTGACGGGGCGGGTGCGGGCGGTGCTGCTGGACAACGGCTATCTGACCGACATCCGCACGGCGGCGGCGGGCGGCGTGGCGGCGCGGCATCTGGCGCGACCGGACGCGACCCGCGCGGCGATCTTCGGCGCCGGAATGCAGGCGCGGCTGCAACTGCAGGCCTTGCGGCTGGTCCGGCCGCTGACCCATGCGGTGATCTGGGCGCGGGATGCGGCCCGCGCGCAGGCGCTGGCGCGCGAGCTGGACAGCCCCGACTGCCGCGTCACCGCGACCGCCGACCCCGCGGAGGCGGCAGGGCAGGCCCATATCATCGTCACCACCACCCCCGCGACGCAGCCGATCCTGCAGGCCGACTGGCTGCGCCCCGGCCAGCACGTCACCGCGATGGGCAGCGACCAGCCCGGCAAGGCCGAGCTGCATCCCGACTGCCTGGCCCGCGCCGACCTGTATGTCGCGGACCGCACCAGCCAGACCCGCCTGATGGGCGAGCTGCGCGCCGCCATCTCCGCGGGCACGATGCCTGACGGCGAGCATCCCGAATTGGGCCAGATCATCGCCCGCACCCATCCCGGCCGCCAGTCCCCCGACCAGATCACCATCTGCGATCTGACCGGAACCGGCGTGCAGGACACTGCCATTGCCACCCATGCGCTGGACGCATTTTCGAAAGACGACCCGAATGCCTGA
- a CDS encoding Lrp/AsnC family transcriptional regulator produces the protein MIPPRSPRLDDRDIAILAILSREGRIAKTDLAARVNLSPTPCWDRMRRLEQAGLIRGYRAQVDLAALGPHVQVFVTVELDSHRAESFQMFERVIARTDAVTGCWAIGGGYDYLMQVIAPDVAAFQALMDGLLDSRAGVRRYFSYIVTKPVKDQPPASALLG, from the coding sequence ATGATCCCGCCCCGCAGCCCCCGCCTGGACGACCGCGACATCGCCATCCTGGCGATCCTGTCGCGCGAGGGGCGCATCGCCAAGACCGACCTGGCCGCCCGCGTGAACCTGTCGCCCACCCCCTGCTGGGACCGCATGCGACGGCTGGAGCAGGCGGGCCTGATCCGGGGCTACCGGGCGCAGGTCGATCTGGCGGCGCTCGGGCCGCATGTGCAGGTCTTCGTCACGGTCGAGCTGGACAGCCACCGCGCCGAAAGCTTCCAGATGTTCGAACGGGTGATCGCGCGCACCGATGCCGTCACCGGCTGCTGGGCCATCGGCGGCGGCTACGACTACCTGATGCAGGTGATCGCGCCCGACGTGGCGGCCTTCCAGGCGCTGATGGACGGGCTCTTGGACAGCCGGGCCGGGGTGCGGCGCTATTTCAGCTATATCGTCACCAAGCCGGTCAAGGACCAGCCCCCGGCCTCGGCCCTGCTGGGCTAG
- a CDS encoding TRAP transporter small permease: MTRDVDPGGPGPHDAPPNTTTVDAEILAAAEATQAQDDIDDGLYESGLPGPLGLIDKVIARMEAFALAFGVLAMAAMTVANVVGRFVFGQSLYFAEEVNQGLIVLITFAGISYAARHGRHIRMSAITDALPFRARKAMMVMISTVTAVLLLALSWYALSYVMTTAGRGRVLPALSIPQWWVLVWVPAGLFLTGLQYALTALKNLTDPEIWLSTATRDGYDLPHKDSAP, encoded by the coding sequence ATGACGCGCGATGTCGATCCCGGTGGGCCTGGCCCCCACGATGCCCCCCCCAACACCACGACCGTCGATGCCGAGATCCTGGCCGCCGCCGAGGCGACGCAGGCCCAGGACGACATCGATGATGGACTGTACGAATCGGGTCTGCCCGGGCCGCTTGGCCTGATCGACAAGGTGATCGCGCGGATGGAGGCCTTCGCGCTGGCCTTCGGGGTCCTGGCCATGGCCGCGATGACGGTCGCCAATGTCGTCGGGCGCTTCGTCTTCGGCCAGTCGCTCTATTTCGCGGAGGAAGTGAACCAGGGGCTGATCGTGCTGATCACCTTTGCCGGCATCTCCTATGCGGCGCGGCACGGGCGGCACATCCGCATGTCGGCCATCACCGACGCGCTGCCCTTCCGGGCGCGCAAGGCGATGATGGTGATGATCTCGACCGTGACGGCGGTGCTGCTGCTGGCCTTGTCCTGGTACGCGCTGTCCTATGTGATGACCACCGCCGGGCGGGGCCGGGTGCTGCCCGCGCTGAGCATCCCGCAATGGTGGGTCCTGGTCTGGGTGCCGGCGGGCCTGTTCCTGACCGGGCTGCAATACGCGCTGACCGCGCTGAAGAACCTGACCGATCCCGAAATCTGGCTGTCGACCGCGACACGCGACGGCTATGACCTGCCGCACAAGGACAGCGCCCCATGA
- the ehuR gene encoding MocR-like ectoine utilization transcription factor EhuR, with protein sequence MSHWPLRRTDITRPAYRSLAQGVAAAIDAGSLAPGARLPPHRDLAWQLGVSVQTVSRAYEELIRADLISGEVGRGSFVRAGPRETIEVPWFRAPTDRPPIDLSMMTPVALPQIAQAWSATLMRLSDRLPGPAMMSFRPRQTMALYGGMAAAWLARCGMVVPAQRILITNGTTPAMFVALSCTAQPGDIIATESATCHTLRPAAQHLHLRLKGIAGDERGMDPDALIAAARASGGRMKAVFLLPSGGGPLAQIMDRDRREALARAATQAGLIILESDPTGPMPPRRPPALSSFAPERSFYFTGLSKCLSPGLRLGFLAMPENLAEVALNRHLSMAWMATPLMAEIAQDWITGGTADALLAAQRTELSARNRLAARILPGSQGFLHGLHRWLPLPPGGDEAGTLAEALDRQVALAPGAGFAMQPQGPALRVSIGGVPMRDLDQALRILSAILTPDAGAEGGTGHPPV encoded by the coding sequence ATGTCGCATTGGCCCCTTCGTCGCACCGATATCACCCGCCCCGCCTATCGCAGCCTGGCCCAGGGGGTCGCGGCGGCCATCGATGCGGGCAGCCTGGCGCCCGGCGCCCGCCTGCCGCCGCATCGCGATCTGGCGTGGCAGCTGGGCGTCAGCGTGCAGACCGTCAGCCGCGCCTATGAGGAGCTTATCCGCGCCGACCTGATCTCGGGCGAGGTGGGGCGGGGCAGCTTCGTGCGGGCAGGCCCGCGCGAGACGATCGAGGTGCCGTGGTTCCGCGCGCCCACCGACCGGCCGCCGATCGACCTGTCCATGATGACCCCGGTGGCCCTGCCGCAGATCGCCCAGGCCTGGTCGGCCACGCTGATGCGCCTGTCGGACCGGCTGCCGGGACCCGCGATGATGTCGTTCCGGCCCCGCCAGACCATGGCGCTCTATGGTGGGATGGCGGCGGCCTGGCTGGCGCGCTGCGGCATGGTGGTGCCCGCGCAGCGCATCCTGATCACCAACGGCACGACGCCCGCGATGTTCGTGGCGCTGTCCTGCACCGCCCAGCCCGGCGACATCATCGCCACCGAATCCGCCACCTGCCACACGCTGCGCCCCGCCGCCCAGCACCTGCACCTGCGGCTGAAGGGCATCGCGGGCGACGAGCGCGGCATGGATCCCGACGCGCTGATCGCCGCCGCGCGGGCCTCGGGCGGGCGGATGAAGGCGGTGTTCCTGCTGCCCTCGGGTGGCGGGCCCCTGGCGCAGATCATGGACCGCGACCGGCGCGAGGCGCTGGCGCGCGCCGCCACGCAGGCCGGGCTGATCATCCTGGAAAGCGATCCGACCGGGCCGATGCCACCGCGCCGACCCCCCGCCCTGTCCAGCTTCGCGCCCGAGCGCAGCTTCTACTTCACCGGCCTGTCGAAATGCCTGTCGCCGGGACTGCGGCTCGGTTTTCTCGCCATGCCCGAAAATTTGGCAGAGGTCGCGCTGAACCGGCATCTGTCGATGGCCTGGATGGCGACGCCGCTGATGGCCGAGATCGCGCAGGACTGGATCACCGGCGGCACCGCCGACGCGCTGCTGGCCGCGCAGCGGACCGAGCTGTCCGCCCGCAACCGCCTGGCGGCGCGGATCCTGCCCGGATCGCAGGGATTCCTGCACGGGCTGCACCGCTGGCTGCCGCTGCCGCCCGGCGGCGACGAGGCGGGGACCCTGGCCGAGGCGCTGGACCGGCAGGTCGCGCTGGCCCCCGGCGCGGGCTTTGCCATGCAGCCCCAGGGCCCGGCGCTGCGCGTCTCGATTGGGGGCGTGCCGATGCGCGATCTGGACCAGGCGCTGCGCATCCTTTCGGCAATCCTGACCCCCGACGCGGGCGCTGAAGGCGGGACCGGGCACCCCCCGGTTTGA
- the doeA gene encoding ectoine hydrolase DoeA (DoeA (degradation of ectoine A) is also called EutD (ectoine utilization D).), with product MPELQRTPERFSTAEYEERLKKTRASMEKLGLDLLIVSDPSNMAWLTGYDGWSFYVHQCVIVGPTGAPLWFGRGQDAQGALRTVWMSDDHIIGYPDHYVQSTERHPMDYLWAQLADRGWHTGFIGVEMDNYYYSAKAHERLVHGLPEAQILDATGLVSWQRAVKTPKELQYMRKAARIVERMHRRIADKIEVGMRKCDLVAEIYDAGLRYDEWSGHGGDYPAIVPLLPSGPDAAAPHLTWDDQPMKVDEGTFFEIAGCYQRYHVPLSRTIFLGKPPQEMLEAEKAVLEGMEAGLGAARAGNTCEDIANAFFTVLDRHGIVKDNRTGYPIGLSYPPDWGERTMSLRRGDRTELKPGMTFHFMTGLWMEGWGYETTESLVITEAEPELFCSIPRRMLVKA from the coding sequence ATGCCTGAACTGCAAAGGACGCCCGAACGCTTCTCGACCGCCGAATACGAGGAGCGCCTGAAGAAGACCCGCGCCAGCATGGAAAAGCTGGGCCTCGATCTGCTGATCGTCAGCGATCCGTCGAACATGGCATGGCTGACCGGCTATGACGGCTGGTCCTTCTATGTCCATCAATGCGTGATCGTGGGGCCGACCGGGGCGCCTTTGTGGTTCGGGCGCGGGCAGGATGCCCAGGGCGCCCTGCGCACGGTGTGGATGAGCGATGACCACATCATCGGCTATCCCGACCATTACGTGCAATCGACCGAGCGGCACCCGATGGACTATCTCTGGGCGCAGCTGGCGGACCGGGGCTGGCATACCGGCTTCATCGGCGTCGAGATGGACAACTATTACTACTCGGCCAAGGCGCATGAGCGCCTGGTCCACGGCCTGCCCGAGGCGCAGATCCTGGACGCGACCGGCCTTGTCAGCTGGCAGCGCGCGGTCAAGACGCCCAAGGAGCTGCAATACATGCGCAAGGCCGCGCGGATCGTCGAACGCATGCACCGCCGCATCGCCGACAAGATCGAGGTCGGCATGCGCAAATGCGACCTGGTGGCCGAGATCTATGATGCGGGCCTGCGCTATGACGAATGGTCGGGCCATGGCGGCGACTATCCCGCCATCGTGCCGCTGCTGCCCTCGGGGCCGGATGCCGCCGCCCCGCACCTGACCTGGGACGACCAGCCGATGAAGGTGGACGAGGGCACCTTCTTCGAGATCGCCGGCTGCTATCAGCGCTATCACGTCCCGCTGTCGCGCACGATCTTCCTGGGCAAGCCGCCGCAGGAGATGCTGGAGGCCGAGAAGGCCGTGCTGGAAGGGATGGAGGCGGGCCTGGGCGCCGCCCGCGCGGGCAATACCTGCGAGGATATCGCCAACGCCTTCTTCACGGTCCTGGACCGCCACGGCATCGTCAAGGACAACCGCACCGGCTATCCGATCGGCCTGTCCTATCCGCCGGACTGGGGAGAACGCACCATGTCGCTCCGCCGGGGCGACCGGACCGAGTTGAAGCCGGGCATGACCTTCCACTTCATGACGGGCCTGTGGATGGAGGGCTGGGGCTACGAGACGACCGAGTCGCTGGTCATCACCGAGGCCGAGCCCGAGCTGTTCTGTTCCATCCCGCGCCGGATGCTGGTGAAGGCATGA
- a CDS encoding TRAP transporter large permease — translation MTAAILGTMIVLLLLGFPMMVPLIIGSMVGFVGLFGGLGQLETLVQQVVAGIQPSSLIAVPMFIFAAEIMTRGQSAERLINLVMAFLGHIKGGLAISTAGACTMFGAVSGSTQATVVAVGGPLRPRLLKAGYSDRFTLALIINASDIAFLIPPSIGMIIYGVVSGTSISELFLAGIGPGLLILLLFSIYSYIYAVRHNVPTEPAATWPERFRAMRRAIWPLGFPAIIIGGIYGGIFSPTEAAAACVLYAMLLEMVIFREVTPRQLYATAKSTGLITAVVFILVGAGAAFSYVISFAQIPQEILGGIGIDTMGPYGVLFTISIAFFIGCMFVDPIVVILILVPIFAPVVQATGLDPVLVGTIVTLQVAIGSATPPFGCDIFTAIAVFRRPYWEVIRGTPPFIIILLSVSVALIFFPQIALFLRDLAISG, via the coding sequence ATGACCGCCGCCATTCTGGGCACGATGATCGTGCTGCTGCTGCTGGGTTTCCCGATGATGGTGCCGCTGATCATCGGGTCCATGGTGGGCTTCGTGGGCCTCTTCGGGGGCCTGGGCCAACTGGAGACGCTGGTCCAGCAGGTCGTGGCGGGCATCCAGCCCTCCAGCCTGATCGCCGTGCCGATGTTCATCTTCGCCGCCGAGATCATGACCCGCGGCCAGTCGGCCGAGCGGCTGATCAACCTGGTCATGGCCTTTCTGGGCCATATCAAGGGCGGGCTGGCGATCTCGACCGCCGGGGCCTGCACGATGTTCGGCGCGGTGTCGGGATCGACGCAGGCGACCGTGGTGGCGGTGGGCGGCCCGCTGCGCCCGCGCCTGCTGAAGGCGGGCTATTCCGACCGCTTCACGCTGGCGCTGATCATCAACGCCTCCGACATCGCCTTCCTGATCCCGCCCTCGATCGGGATGATCATCTATGGCGTGGTCTCGGGCACCTCGATCTCCGAACTGTTCCTGGCGGGCATCGGGCCGGGGCTGCTGATCCTGCTGTTGTTCTCCATCTATTCCTACATCTACGCGGTGCGCCACAACGTGCCGACCGAACCCGCCGCCACCTGGCCCGAGCGGTTCCGCGCCATGCGCCGCGCCATCTGGCCCCTGGGCTTTCCGGCGATCATCATCGGCGGCATCTATGGCGGCATCTTCTCGCCCACCGAGGCGGCTGCGGCCTGCGTGCTTTACGCCATGCTGCTGGAGATGGTCATCTTCCGCGAGGTGACCCCGCGCCAGCTGTACGCCACGGCGAAATCGACCGGCCTGATCACGGCGGTCGTGTTCATCCTGGTCGGCGCGGGCGCGGCCTTCAGCTATGTCATCAGCTTCGCGCAGATCCCGCAGGAGATCCTGGGCGGCATCGGCATTGACACGATGGGGCCCTATGGCGTCCTCTTCACCATCTCGATCGCCTTCTTCATCGGCTGCATGTTCGTCGATCCGATCGTGGTCATCCTGATCCTGGTGCCGATCTTCGCCCCCGTGGTGCAGGCCACCGGCCTCGACCCGGTGCTGGTCGGCACCATCGTCACGCTGCAGGTGGCCATCGGCAGCGCCACGCCGCCCTTCGGCTGCGACATCTTCACGGCCATCGCCGTCTTCCGGAGGCCCTACTGGGAGGTGATCCGGGGCACCCCGCCCTTCATCATCATCCTGCTGTCGGTCTCGGTCGCGCTGATCTTCTTCCCGCAGATCGCGCTGTTCCTGCGCGATCTGGCGATCTCGGGCTGA
- the doeB gene encoding N(2)-acetyl-L-2,4-diaminobutanoate deacetylase DoeB: protein MNPIRPTIPLDQPGKHHGFLRLPHSRNDSAWGSVLIPLTVIVGSEGPTALLTGANHGDEYEGPIALQQLAWELEPTQVQGRVIILPTMNAPAFRAGTRVSPIDQVNMNRCFPGRADGSVTQKIAHYISHALVPISDLVLDYHSGGKTLDFLPYAAAHYLNDEDQQTACVAAMRAFAAPWSMMMREIDAVGMFDTEVEAQGKVFVTTELGGGGTATAASARIAIRGARNLLRHAGILSGEVEGAEDSRMLDMPGDDCFHFAPSDGLMHPLADLGERVSEGQALAQIWPADRTGVAPVTVTANRAGLVAARHFPGLVQSGDCLAVIAVEVD from the coding sequence ATGAACCCGATCCGTCCCACCATCCCGCTGGATCAGCCCGGCAAGCATCACGGCTTCCTGCGCCTGCCCCATTCGCGCAACGACAGCGCATGGGGCAGCGTGCTGATCCCGTTGACCGTCATCGTGGGCTCGGAAGGGCCCACGGCGCTGCTGACCGGTGCCAACCACGGCGACGAATACGAGGGCCCCATCGCCCTGCAGCAACTGGCATGGGAGCTGGAGCCCACCCAGGTGCAGGGCCGGGTCATCATCCTGCCGACGATGAACGCGCCCGCCTTCCGTGCGGGCACGCGGGTCAGCCCGATCGATCAGGTCAACATGAACCGCTGCTTTCCGGGCCGGGCCGATGGCAGCGTGACGCAGAAGATCGCGCATTACATCAGCCATGCGCTGGTGCCGATCTCGGATCTGGTGCTGGACTATCATTCAGGCGGCAAGACGCTAGACTTCCTGCCCTATGCGGCGGCGCATTACCTGAACGACGAGGATCAGCAAACGGCCTGCGTGGCGGCAATGCGGGCCTTTGCCGCGCCGTGGTCGATGATGATGCGCGAGATCGATGCGGTGGGCATGTTCGACACCGAGGTCGAGGCGCAGGGCAAGGTCTTCGTCACGACCGAGCTGGGGGGCGGCGGCACCGCCACCGCCGCCAGCGCCCGCATCGCCATCCGCGGCGCCAGGAACCTGCTGCGCCATGCGGGCATCCTGTCTGGCGAGGTCGAGGGCGCCGAGGACAGCCGGATGCTGGACATGCCGGGCGACGACTGCTTCCATTTCGCGCCAAGCGACGGGCTGATGCATCCGCTGGCCGATCTGGGCGAGCGGGTGTCCGAGGGGCAGGCGCTGGCGCAGATCTGGCCCGCCGACCGCACCGGCGTGGCGCCCGTCACCGTGACCGCCAACCGTGCGGGCCTGGTCGCGGCGCGGCATTTCCCGGGCCTTGTCCAGTCGGGCGACTGTCTGGCGGTGATCGCGGTCGAGGTCGACTAA
- the eutB gene encoding hydroxyectoine utilization dehydratase EutB produces the protein MVGLDQVLAARERIGGDVLRTPVALSAALSERAGGEVWLKLEHRQTTGAFKLRGATNAVAGLGKVAGVTTASTGNHGRALAHAARARGLRAVICMSRLVPANKVEAIRALGAEARIVGDSQDDAFVEAHRLARDEGFALIPPFDHADVIAGQGTLALEILDQIPQAASIAVPLSGGGLLAGVAAATKALRPDIRIIGISMDRGAAMAASLAAGQPVEVAELPTLADSLGGGIGLGNRLTFPMVRDLMDDLILLTEDQIATGIRHLASEGHVVEGAAAVGAAAVLAGRLGGPFPLVLILSGANIDPAQHARLLEAA, from the coding sequence ATGGTAGGGCTGGATCAGGTGCTGGCCGCCCGGGAGCGCATCGGCGGTGACGTGCTGCGCACCCCCGTCGCCCTGTCGGCGGCGCTGTCGGAACGCGCCGGGGGCGAGGTCTGGCTGAAGCTGGAACACCGCCAGACCACCGGCGCCTTCAAGCTGCGTGGCGCGACCAATGCCGTGGCGGGGCTGGGGAAGGTGGCGGGGGTCACCACCGCCTCGACCGGCAATCACGGCCGCGCGCTGGCCCATGCGGCGCGCGCCCGGGGCTTGCGCGCGGTGATCTGCATGTCGCGCCTGGTGCCCGCCAACAAGGTCGAGGCGATCCGCGCCCTTGGCGCCGAGGCGCGGATCGTCGGCGACAGCCAGGACGACGCCTTCGTCGAGGCGCACCGTCTGGCCCGGGACGAAGGCTTCGCGCTGATCCCGCCCTTCGACCATGCGGACGTGATCGCGGGGCAGGGCACGCTGGCGCTGGAGATCCTCGACCAGATCCCGCAGGCGGCCAGCATTGCCGTGCCCCTGTCGGGCGGCGGCTTGCTGGCGGGGGTCGCGGCGGCCACCAAGGCGCTGCGCCCCGACATCCGCATCATCGGGATCAGCATGGATCGCGGCGCCGCCATGGCCGCCAGTCTTGCCGCAGGCCAGCCCGTCGAGGTCGCCGAATTGCCGACGCTGGCCGACAGCCTGGGCGGCGGCATCGGGCTGGGCAATCGGCTGACCTTCCCCATGGTGCGCGACCTGATGGACGATCTGATCCTGCTGACCGAGGATCAGATCGCCACCGGCATCCGCCATCTGGCGTCCGAGGGTCATGTGGTCGAGGGCGCCGCCGCCGTGGGCGCCGCCGCCGTGCTGGCCGGGCGCCTTGGCGGGCCGTTCCCGCTGGTCCTGATCCTGTCGGGCGCCAATATCGACCCCGCGCAGCATGCCCGGCTGCTGGAGGCCGCATGA